The Plasmodium brasilianum strain Bolivian I chromosome 11, whole genome shotgun sequence nucleotide sequence ataaagaggaaaaagaagaaacaacaaatagaataaataaagaggaaaaagaagaaacaacaaatagaataaataaagaggaaaaagaagaaacaacaaatagaataaataagaaagaaaaaaagaccGATCCCCTTTTTAATGACTTAAATCGTATCAGTTTGCTAAGCTCACACCATCCCATGaaaatttctattatttcaaataaaatgagAAGGATAAAATTTAGAAGTTTTACGCAAATTGCCgtatcaataaaaaaagataaatgcataaaattttcaagATTAAGTCTTAgtgaattattaaattttattaataaaaatttatcacaagataatgatataaagacgtggaataatatatttgttcaaGTAGACAAATTAATATCAAAAAAGACGAAAAATGAACAACACAAGAGAGAaataaattccttttttgaaaaattaaaaaatattgattaTTATGTACTATTGTATAATCTAAAAAATGTTGATGAgtgtacaaaaaataatatattgaataGTTTATTCTTTGAATGTTTTGTGTTATGTTTAAGAAGAAGGGATATAACCTACTCGTATGAGAAAGACAACAAAATTCATGATATGGTTGAGGAGTCTATCGAGGgaggaaatgaaaaagggGATGATATAAatctagaaaaaaaaaacgaaagtAAAGTAAAatcatatatgaaaaatttaaaaacgtTTTTAAGTATAACTAGTAGTAGAAGGAATGTCAAAGAGCAGACGATGAACATGcgaaatgatgaaaaagggaataaagaaaaagagcgGTCATTATCCTTTACAAAAAGTTGTGAGGAAAAGAGATTGGAGTTTTTGCACACCCTTGAGAAGGTGGAAAAGGATGAGAACAATATGAGCATGCCAGTTTCAATAGGTCTAGATGAAGACAGTCCTCACAAATTTCACTCGCACAATACTTGTGATAGAGATATTactaaaaaagaaaggagaGAAGTCGATGTGGTTACTGCAAAGGGTACAAACGACACGGTGAATGTGAGTACAAAGAGAGCAAAAAATGTGAAGATGATAAAGAGGTGGTTCAACCTGCTGACTTATTTTTCGAACAAGTGTGAAAATATGCTAATACTAAAAgagtatttaaataaaatattcagaCAAAATATTGATGAATTgattcatttaaattatttctcAAAAACTGTACATCATTTAACAAACCAAATTAATAGTAAAAGTGTACATGCGATAATTTTaacatatgaacaaaaattatgttatatgAAGCCATATGACTTTAGTTAtagtttaattattttattacgttttttaatacttaatcataatttatttaatagtataattaattatgcTATAGACAATCCATTGAGCAAATTTcagaatgaaaaattttttattagattTATAAAGAGTGTTGATAATTATCCTTTGATATATCCATCAAATATAAACTATAACAATACCGAATTTTTTCAAGCAAATATGaatgatttatataattttactttttcaatttttataaaaaagttaagtacacatttaaaatattattctataaataatttattattcttatctGAGTGTTTAAGTAAGGTAATATTTATGCCAAATACACAAAACCAGACAttgcacatatttataaataaattaagataTTACATTGACGATTCGATTGATTTATTATCTGTTGATAATTTCATGTTGATACGTCTTTTTAGAATCTATTCCTTCTTTTCCTTTGTACCGGAAATGGAGGTTTTTGTTGATAACACTCCAAAAAAGAATACTAGAGGTAGTCGTAAATGTATAACCAACCCGAATGTGCTTGGCCTTTCCCATGAACAAATTAAAGCACCTGATCTTAGGATTTGTTCAAATAACGTTAGCGATGTGAGCGTTAGGGGCTTGGCTGGACGGAGCAGCATAGACATTACAAACCAAACGTCCGATAAATTGGAAAAAGGAGAAGATATAAGGGGGAAAGTAATTAATGAGCCAAATAAGGTAGAAATGAATGGTTGTACAGGCACGAGGTCTGTGTGTAAGGAAGAAATGGCAAAGTCGAGGAAGTCACTGGAGGAAATACGTGTTAAGGGGGAAGATGGAGAAATGGGAGAACAGATAAATGGTGCAGTAGACGAACCGCTGAACAACGTAACCGAGGAGTTGCCTATACATAAGAGAGATGCGAGTCTAAAGAAAGAGCAGTGTGGTAAAGACGGAGAGAAAATGACAAATATTAACGAATGCAGGAAGAGCATTATGAAAGAAAATCAGTGTAGTGGAGGAAAGAAAATTCTGAAGCATAAGACGGATGAAAGTACTGAagagaaaagtaaaaagaaaagcttGTGCTTTAACATGAACGAAAAGAAggttataaattattactatGAAAAATCAGAAGAGAGTGACAGCTTTCACATAAATCATTTCCTGACAAGTTACGATATATATCAAGTAAAAGGGAGTAgatacaaaataaacaaatatcttttaaattataatatgaatcatgagcaaaataaaaagtacaggaaaaacaaattgttgttaaaaaatatcgtTTTATCTTTATGTTCACATATCGACAAAAATTTGGAGGAAATAGCAAAGGAACTgaggaaaatgaaaaacgaaTGTGGGGGCATTAGAAAACAATGTACAGATGCTACATATGCTTCATTGGATTTATCGCAGGTGAACATGGAAAAGGATAATTTAATAGAGGAAATAAAACgtatgaatgaaaaaaatgaagtgaGTAAACGGAATGATGATGATAGTGCAGAAAACTTTACAGTTAAGGAAAAAAGTGCGAACAGTGAACTTTATAAtagttatttaattttttatgatataaaGATATTAAGTGAAATAGTGAAATTTACACATTTTTCTATCAATACAaataagtatacatatgaattaataaaatcgATTAAAAAGAGAttagaagaaataataacaatcTGTAATATTAAGGATGatgtaaataatgaaaaagcaaaaaaaaaaaaaaaaaaaaaaaaaaatgaagaacaagcgaaaatacaaaatattaccacttttcaattatataatttttattgtgcatgtaaaaattttagtccctcttttctttttggattttttgatattttattaaaattaaccCCCAAAATTAATGTAATAGATATAGACAAATGTGgagatatttttaataaaaaaaatatatataaaatggagtatttaaaattttttgaaaaaattatgaacaaaaatattactattccttttattgtatccttattacatttacttaaaattataatttcttcCAATTTATTTCTTAGCAATAATTTACTACATGAACATGTTAGCACCATGGTACAGTATTCATATTATGTACTGTTATATTATTGCTATAATAAGAACAAAAGGAAACatgtaaaaaatgtagatGTTTTGGGTAATactataaaagaaatttatgcAGATGACGATATGATGATAAATGCAGAAACTCTTTTTGAAAATCCTCTTTACGATTCAACTACAGGGAAAGAACTTCTTTCCACTGCTACAAATGAggatattaataatgaagGAAAGGATAGCACGTACAGTTATAATTATGACAATTTTAGTAGCAGTGCTGTTGATGAGTATACTTATGCGTACAGAAATTATGATCATTATGATCAAGCGGTAGCGGAAAAACCAAGTAGTAGTCATTTTGAAGCGTAtgagaataataaaagtgtaaaacaaaatgtgCATGTAGTAGAGAATAAGACAGTAGCTCATTCTTCAACATATGAAGAAGCAAATGttaatgataaattattatatgaacgTAACTACAACGATAATGGTTGTATTAGAACAGGAAACTGGATGCATTCCATCTCTAATGAAAATATGCTTATGGGAAACTCAGGCATGAATagggaaaaggaaaaaatgaaaattgtgGATACAAATGAGTACATTGATTTTAATGATAACAATCATTCTATCTTTGATGATAGAAGCGACTGTTCGGCCATAtcaaatattatgaaatttaacaaaaacaGTAAAAAGCTATGCATTTTTGAAGATTTATATTTAGATGACATATGTAATATCTATTTGTGTTTGTCCACATcgttatactttttaaaccGAACAGAAGAAAAATCGAATGAAATAAagcatttaatatatttagaaaataaatttttaaaattagtatCTAAAGAAAGATATATGAAATACTTATCAGacaattttatcttttttttatttaaagctCCTTCTACATGTAAATTAGAACAAGTAtttgataatataataccctccttaaaaattataaacagaATGAGGAGTAAAACAAGTGAAATTCTTTCATCATTCACACATTCCGTCAATATGAAATTTCTCAGTTTACCAGCAGCAACTGCATTTTTCATAtgcaaaattaaattatccATGGCGTCAAGTAGTACTAGACAAATTAACATAGTCAGAATGGAGAAcacgaaaaaattatttgggATTCTGATCGACGATTATAAATTACTGTCAAAGTGTATTGAAGAATTGTTTATTAACAAGAGGAAAGGTGTTGATGCCCCTGTGGGTAGCGGCGGTCGCGCAGGAACTGATGACTATGTAGATCACTACGGTGATACAGGTGCAAGTGCAGGTACAGGTGCAGATGGTTATATCCATGACGATAATATAGAAATGTCGGGATCACACCAAAGAGAAACTCAGAGGAGTATGAAAAACAGTGGTACAGAAAAGAATAACAAATTTAGTCATTTcaataagaaaagaaagaagttTTCCTATTTACCATATCTTATATCAAACAAAAGTACTATAAAtcaaaatgtttattttaagaCTCTAATAGGTGATATGTTTTTTGGTATACATGAAGTGAAGACATTATATGACCTTCAAAATACTTTATTAAAAACTGTGAAACATTTGGAAATGTCtcaaattaatttaaatgtaaattataaaattacacAAATTACACCTATCCATAATGATATGTTATCTTACTTGTCAGAACTAGCCAATGTAGTAAAAGagtgtttatatattatatttttatctcaACCTTATATTCACAAATCCCCTAAGAAATATACTACCAAAAGTTtagttaattattttattaacaagtGTAAATTTGTTAAGGATTATAACGTTTTCGACGactgtaataataaatcCATCAACGACTTGAAGAGTAATAAGTACATGACCAACGAAATTTGTAGTTAGCCTTCCCCCAAAAGATATCGCTAGccgcttttatttttatgcgtGCGATGTGTATTCGCATGCTGGATATTCGGtcttttgtttgtttattctTCCATTTATTCATCCATTTATGCATCCATTTATGCATCCATTTATGCATCCATTTATGCATCCATTTATGCATCCATTTATGCATACATTTATGCATCcgtttatctttttaattttttccttttttttttttttttttcgaattcAACGTTGTGTCAAGTGTTCGGAGTCTTAAGATATTACCATTTTTCATCTGACCATTCTTCTTCATTGTTTGCTGATTTTGTAATTCtgctttatattatttacatggTATTAGTAGGATTTGTTATTTCTGTGCATGTATTATTTCCATTTCTTATTTATGAACGTGTACAGGGAAAGAGGATCCTTGCGgcatttttgttttagttataaatatttgcataaattgtttatgtaatatttttttgtgtaaaaTTGTGTATGTAGGAACACActacacatatgcataaattcttacatgttgtatatatattgaaaaaggCAAACGATTACTTACCTGCGTTTACATTTTAGCTACACGAATACGCTCCCCAAATAgctgttatattttttttttttttttttgtattcttGTATCATTTTCACCTATTTTAAATTCAtcatactttttattaaatatattttttttaataagacaaaattttattggtgtaatttttttttcatcatagcaatttttttatttatgtaattttctgcattaatttttttgttatctttttcattatctttttcattatttcttacATTATTTCTTGCATtcttcttttcattatttttatattattttttttcattgtttatttttttattgtaacatatttataaatcaCAAGTTCACTGCTTCTATACAATATATGTTTCTTTTGTGCATTTATTCCTGCCCcgtagtatatatatatatatatatatgagtttgttcgaaattttttaattttgtgcttaaactttttaaaatagtttATAGTTAATTAGTGAGATTCATAATGCAATGACATgaacatacgtatataaatatatatatatataagtatgtatgtatgtatatatgtatgtatgtacgtatgtatgtatgtacgtatgtatgtacgtatgtatgtacgtatgtatgtatgtatgtatgtacgtatgtatgtatgtatgtatgtatatgtgtacacacGTATACCTCACATTTTAAGCCTGTTTTATACGCAAACTGCACTTGAGTAAAACCTAATcacgttaaaaaaaaaaaaaaaaaaaatcatataaagCAGGAatgatttttatatatttttatttaaagatGAGTTAGACAATGTTTAAATGGACAATTCCACGACATCATATACTTATACACATTTCTGATAAAATAGGAATGGTTAGTAAAAAAGAGGAACAAATTTTATGTTCTTTGAGATAAAATTTTTGggattttacatatattagaATACTTTCaagagaaaatttttttttcagaaataaatgaatgaatattgcacatacttattttattagaaCACTCATTTTTAACATTCTTGTGCTCTTTTTacagttataaaaaaatataacaaaataaaataaaatgaaataataacaaaagtGTGTAATCTTGTTATAGTAATGAAGTGAAAAgctccatttttttcttttttttttttggtttctcttttgtttattaaaaattaggCTTTTCATTTAGCAAAAAAGATCATACACTTTTTCGTAATCTTGTAGAAATGTAGACTTAAGAATGTGGAGAAATTTAGGTATTATAATTGATAGAGGAAAACATTctgatattatataaatgtacatgttaataaataaaggttttttttttttttgttactatataggtaataattattattgatacagtaaaatttttaaagggGGTTCTAGCGTTCTTTGGGCTTAAAATAGAGTGAATTATCTTGtctattttgtatatatagtgtaggtacatatatatatggacatgcatatgtatatgtaaatgcatatatgcgTGCGCACGAATGTATGCAAAAATGACGACTGAAGAGGATGACAGCAAAAACGTCGCGAAGACTGACGAAGGAACGAGGGTGAACATATGTTGCAAAATAAACGAATCATCAAAAAAATGCTTGGACACTGTGGATgaaaataatggaaatatTCAAAAACGCTTCGAGTCGTTAAATAAAACCATAGAGGATATGAATATGCATTTCAATAATATCCTTAAggataatgaagaaaaatatgtacttACTTTTaacgcatatatgtatgatgtACAGAAGGAAATAcgaattttgaaaaaaattgtaaaagaagaaaaaataaaagaattaaaagatgaaaaagtaaaaaaattacaaaaagaaCTTAAGTGGTACATAAACGAATGTTTAAGGTTAGACAATGTttcacaatttttaaaaaaggaagcagaaaaatggaaaagaaatAGTGAACTTATGAAAAACCACATGTTATtcttggaaaaaaaattatcaaaaatgTATGAAACGGTTATTCGAACACAAAGTATAAAGAACTGTAAAGAGGATGAGGAGAAAAAGGTAGAAAAAACGGAACAACAGATACGAGGGAAAGTTGAAAAGGAAGAAGACGAAAGCAACAAAGGAGACGAAAATGACATATATAgcgaagaaaagaaaaagttggGAATCGAAAAGAAGttgaataaaaaaggtaCTTCCCTTACAAAAGAACAGGAAAGAGTAAGAGTAAGGGACGAACATTTTGAGTGTAAACTGaagaagaaaggaaaaacagACAATTTTACCTACAAAGAATTAAACTACAAGATAacaaatttagaaaataaattaaagagacaaatgaatataaattgtAGTTTACAAGAAAAACTTACAAAAcattatattgaaaaatcgaaatatgaaaaattatttattgacTGTGTTCAACAACTTAAAAAGGACATAGGAAAACAAACCATGAGTAATgacaaagaaaaatatatagaggATAATTTCTCCGCCTTAATAAATGAATCTGAATTAAGTACCTTTActaaggaagaaaaaaaaaaattactaataacctttttttcttcaaatgatttaattcattttatgaagaaaaatgttttttgtaaagaaaaaacatcATTTGATTTTCACCCAAAATATAGCTACCCCAACACGACAATAAAATACCAGAAGAGGTCTGACATTtctccttttattttgtaaattgCACACATAATTTGGTGGAAATGGTATAAATACACACAAACAAATTGGGTAACTAGTATAAATACACACAAACAAATTGGGTAACTGGTATAAATACCCATACACAAATTGGGACAACTGGtataaatacacatacacaaatTGGGACAACTGGTATACCCACACAAttgtattaatatttgtaCAAACGCGTAATTATTCATGCAAATACACaagtaaatacatacatatatatataatcatatgTACGCATAATGTATGTGGGTACATATCTCATTTGAGAAATTTCGTATTCCAATTCTTAGCTagcttttttctctttttatttccattttttttttctattttttttttttttttttttaattcatgttcatgtaatttaaaatttttttttttttaattttattctgactttttaataaaacataatttaaagaaataataaatactcgaaaatatttcaaaaatattgcaagtttcaaaaagaacaaaatatatcTGCTCAAAAAATGAAGCATTATTTTTAGGTTTAACTCCTACAGCGAAAGGTGAATGGTAAACTGAGAAACTTTTATTTATCGTATAACGCTGAAAATTATTTGACAAGTAAGAAATGAACAGAATAAAGTAGAAAAAATGGGACAAATaggaaaaattgaaaaaataggaaaataggaaaataagaaaataggAGAAATAggagaaatattaaaaagagctaaataatatatatatatatatatatatatatatatatatataagaaaaagcagtatttttttttgtctttttttttttatatgccaTTAAGtgcatttttacaatatatacaaaaataaaataaaataagagaaaaaatcttttgtacaaaagaaaaaaattcacctaaagatataaaagaaaaaatttcaatacatatttgtacagatatatgttgtatatatatatgcttataataCAAGTACATTTAGCATATGATGTAATGAGCTTGGTAGATTGTTATAAGTAAAAGCACATactattttatgtaaaaaatgtatttaatcaataagataaaagaaattttctATGAGAATGAAGAAAGCAACAATCtaagagaagaaaaagaaaaaaaaaaaaaagtccaTATTAGTGAGCTAAAGGATGAAATATGGTTGTATAagaatgaatataataaagaacGCCTAAGCGAAGAATATGCCAGTGATTACAAAAGTGAAGAAGAcaattattatgataatgacgaaaatgaaaaaaaaaaaaaagatcatTTTTTAGAAGTACCCCTATTTGATGAAGATGAATGTGGAaggaacataaaaaaaaacttggttaacttaattaaaaagttgttaagatagtttttttttttttttttttttttttttatacataaatgagTTATAAACAGTTAGTACAAACGTTtgtgaatatgtatatatatatattgatgtATACaggtttttatatatactaaaatGAACAatgtttctcttttttccttatacgtgtacatgcataaataaataaataaataaatatatatatatatatatatattcatatagaGGCACATCCGAAGTAAGAAAATAAAGGCTATAAAAAGAAACGAGGAATCAGAAATAAGTGAGGAGAGTTTAAGTACCACtgatgatgatgaagatGTAGATGAACCGTTTCTTGATTTATATGAGGAACTGAaagttaaaagaaaattaaaatatgttgacttgtacatatatttctaGATGTAGCGCATATGCACCTAACCGTTTCATCTCTAAATGTTTATTCCTCTGTTTATCATGTCctatcttattttatattacattgtattaaattatattacattacattgtattaaattatattatattacattgtattaaattatattatcttttattatttttttttttttttaataaaaacagaGAGAACACAGCATAAAAGAGATCTATAACCCAATGCTAAAGCCCCGCTTGTGGCgctttgaattttttataaaatatattcacaaTCTAGAAAATCAGATgcagaaaaatttttatttagtgTCCTTTAGCAATAACAAGTAGAACTTTAATTTATTAGTGTAGTGCGTTCGTTATTTGTTATACGTATATTAAGGAATAATATGTGCACATAATGTgtgcatatgtgcatatagacacatatatttgtgtgtATTTACTCTAATATCTTacttttttaagaaaaataaatctttatGGAGATCTTAAGAAAGAACTGTTGTACACCCCTGGGTATTCTATAGAGCCAGGAGaagttaaatatttaagaattccacgtaaaaagagaaaataatttagtatatacatacatttatatatgtatgtatgtatgtatgtatgtatatatatatatatgtaaagtaTACTTACCgaagcatatacatatatacgtatatatatatatgtgtgtatataacTGACGAAACATGaaaagagaataaaaaagtaacatCAAAAAAGAAAGCTAAGTGAACACGTTAATtgatataacaaaaaaaaaaaaatcttttctTAGTAACCATATGGGATGAGAAGGAGTTACGAATATCATATAATGATTTACAAAATTTCGAAATCTCAGTTGAGATGTGGTGCATAAAAGAATTTGTATTTAATGATCTGTATGCCTCTTCTAAAAGGACATTGAAGGAAATAATTGAAAATGATCCTGACACTAACATTATTCTGAAGAGGAaaattgaaaagaaaaatatcatttttgaAGCACAGCGTTTAGGGGT carries:
- a CDS encoding hypothetical protein (conserved Plasmodium protein); the encoded protein is MKSCYVIKKIYKYEQVYKKLHKCINIGINNKSTLHSNNCAHKFLINQVRKINNKFVLHTNKRTSVKHLTINSYPSFQNGIYCIYKAFRNNSGIDNTAERVSIKCSDWYHSKGEEKKEKIKEEKEDATNKINKEEKEEATNKINKEEKEEATNRINKEEKEETTNRINKEEKEEATNRINKEEKEETTNRINKEEKEETTNRINKEEKEETTNRINKEEKEETTNRINKEEKEETTNRINKEEKEETTNRINKKEKKTDPLFNDLNRISLLSSHHPMKISIISNKMRRIKFRSFTQIAVSIKKDKCIKFSRLSLSELLNFINKNLSQDNDIKTWNNIFVQVDKLISKKTKNEQHKREINSFFEKLKNIDYYVLLYNLKNVDECTKNNILNSLFFECFVLCLRRRDITYSYEKDNKIHDMVEESIEGGNEKGDDINLEKKNESKVKSYMKNLKTFLSITSSRRNVKEQTMNMRNDEKGNKEKERSLSFTKSCEEKRLEFLHTLEKVEKDENNMSMPVSIGLDEDSPHKFHSHNTCDRDITKKERREVDVVTAKGTNDTVNVSTKRAKNVKMIKRWFNLLTYFSNKCENMLILKEYLNKIFRQNIDELIHLNYFSKTVHHLTNQINSKSVHAIILTYEQKLCYMKPYDFSYSLIILLRFLILNHNLFNSIINYAIDNPLSKFQNEKFFIRFIKSVDNYPLIYPSNINYNNTEFFQANMNDLYNFTFSIFIKKLSTHLKYYSINNLLFLSECLSKVIFMPNTQNQTLHIFINKLRYYIDDSIDLLSVDNFMLIRLFRIYSFFSFVPEMEVFVDNTPKKNTRGSRKCITNPNVLGLSHEQIKAPDLRICSNNVSDVSVRGLAGRSSIDITNQTSDKLEKGEDIRGKVINEPNKVEMNGCTGTRSVCKEEMAKSRKSLEEIRVKGEDGEMGEQINGAVDEPLNNVTEELPIHKRDASLKKEQCGKDGEKMTNINECRKSIMKENQCSGGKKILKHKTDESTEEKSKKKSLCFNMNEKKVINYYYEKSEESDSFHINHFLTSYDIYQVKGSRYKINKYLLNYNMNHEQNKKYRKNKLLLKNIVLSLCSHIDKNLEEIAKELRKMKNECGGIRKQCTDATYASLDLSQVNMEKDNLIEEIKRMNEKNEVSKRNDDDSAENFTVKEKSANSELYNSYLIFYDIKILSEIVKFTHFSINTNKYTYELIKSIKKRLEEIITICNIKDDVNNEKAKKKKKKKKNEEQAKIQNITTFQLYNFYCACKNFSPSFLFGFFDILLKLTPKINVIDIDKCGDIFNKKNIYKMEYLKFFEKIMNKNITIPFIVSLLHLLKIIISSNLFLSNNLLHEHVSTMVQYSYYVLLYYCYNKNKRKHVKNVDVLGNTIKEIYADDDMMINAETLFENPLYDSTTGKELLSTATNEDINNEGKDSTYSYNYDNFSSSAVDEYTYAYRNYDHYDQAVAEKPSSSHFEAYENNKSVKQNVHVVENKTVAHSSTYEEANVNDKLLYERNYNDNGCIRTGNWMHSISNENMLMGNSGMNREKEKMKIVDTNEYIDFNDNNHSIFDDRSDCSAISNIMKFNKNSKKLCIFEDLYLDDICNIYLCLSTSLYFLNRTEEKSNEIKHLIYLENKFLKLVSKERYMKYLSDNFIFFLFKAPSTCKLEQVFDNIIPSLKIINRMRSKTSEILSSFTHSVNMKFLSLPAATAFFICKIKLSMASSSTRQINIVRMENTKKLFGILIDDYKLLSKCIEELFINKRKGVDAPVGSGGRAGTDDYVDHYGDTGASAGTGADGYIHDDNIEMSGSHQRETQRSMKNSGTEKNNKFSHFNKKRKKFSYLPYLISNKSTINQNVYFKTLIGDMFFGIHEVKTLYDLQNTLLKTVKHLEMSQINLNVNYKITQITPIHNDMLSYLSELANVVKECLYIIFLSQPYIHKSPKKYTTKSLVNYFINKCKFVKDYNVFDDCNNKSINDLKSNKYMTNEICS
- a CDS encoding hypothetical protein (conserved Plasmodium protein) translates to MTTEEDDSKNVAKTDEGTRVNICCKINESSKKCLDTVDENNGNIQKRFESLNKTIEDMNMHFNNILKDNEEKYVLTFNAYMYDVQKEIRILKKIVKEEKIKELKDEKVKKLQKELKWYINECLRLDNVSQFLKKEAEKWKRNSELMKNHMLFLEKKLSKMYETVIRTQSIKNCKEDEEKKVEKTEQQIRGKVEKEEDESNKGDENDIYSEEKKKLGIEKKLNKKGTSLTKEQERVRVRDEHFECKLKKKGKTDNFTYKELNYKITNLENKLKRQMNINCSLQEKLTKHYIEKSKYEKLFIDCVQQLKKDIGKQTMSNDKEKYIEDNFSALINESELSTFTKEEKKKLLITFFSSNDLIHFMKKNVFCKEKTSFDFHPKYSYPNTTIKYQKRSDISPFIL